aaaacaacCAAATTTGTTCCTAACCGGGAACAAGGAGGAGCTTTGGTGGTGCCAATTGGAAATTGGCCTTTTTCAATCCCAAACTACGCATAGCCGCACACACGAGAGTGCTTTTATTTATCacactccctcctttcacttgtacACTTATACGTGACATTGAAGGAGGAATTATGTAGCAGTAGATATTTATTCTCAGACGAACACGAGAGAGAATGCTTAAGTTGCAGCCTTGAGCTTGGCGACGAAATCCAGGATGCCCGTGTGGCTCGTGCCGCCGACGGCCACCGCCTTGgccacctcctcgccgaccTTGGCCGCCTTCTCCCGCACGCCGGCGTCGGCCATCATCTCCTTCACCTTCCCCCCTATCTCCTCCCCGCTCACCACCCACTCCTCCCCGTCCCAGCTCCACTGCTCCATCCACACCCCGACGCCGCTGctcgccaccaccgtcgccgccacgcgGTGGTCGCCGCCCCGCGGCCACGCCAGCAGCGGcacgccggccgtcgccgcctcgatcACCGAGTTCCACCCGCTGTGGCTCAGGAACAGGCCCACCGCCGGGTCCCTGAGCACCGCGTCCTGGTCCACCCACGCCTTGGTCACCACGCCGCGCCCCCGCACGCGCTCCAGGAACCCGTCGCCGAGCACGTCGCGGatgccggcgtcgtcgtcgcggtcCACCACCGTGGTCTTGAGGATCCACAGGAAGCGGGAGCCGCTCGCCTCCAGCCCCGCCGCGATCTCCCGGATCTGCTCGTGGCTCACGGCGCACCGGCTGCCGAAGGCGACGTACACCACCGACCGCGCCGGCTGCTGGCGGAGCCATGCCATCGGCGACCCCtctgcgtcggcggcggcgcccttcgTCGCCTCGCTCGCCAGGGAGCTGTGCGGGCCGACGGCGAACACCGGCGGGAACCCGCGGACGACCTTGCcgtcgcggagggcggcgagcgCCACCGGCTCCAGCGCGTCGAACGTGTTGATCAGAACGCCGTCGGTCTTGACCATCTCCCGGCCGTTCTCGATGAACTGCTTCGTGAAGAGCTTGTTCAGGTCGAGCAATGGCTGCGGCAGCCAGGACCTCTTGAGGCGACGCACACCGGGGATGTCGACGTCGCCGACGTCGGCCCCGGCATCCTTGTTGTCGAGGTAGATAGGGAAGTAGGAGCAGAGGGACATCATGGCCGCGGAGGAGACGTACAGCACGTGGCACTGGACGCCCAGGTCCTTGGCGATGGGGTTGACGTGGGACACCAGCGTGACGTCGGTGACGGTGGCCGTGACGCGCGGGGTGACGCCGGCGATGACCGGGCCGAGGAGGTGCAAGGAGCGGCGCAGGGCCTCCCACCGGAGCAGGAACGGGTCGCCGCCGGGGAACTCGGACGCGTCGAACGGCAGCAGGTCGAAGTCGAGGCGGCGGACGCTGGGATAGTCCCTGAAGAGGGCGGCGAAGTggtcggcctcggcggcggacACGGTCGGGAAGACGGTGACGACGGAGATGTCGACGTCGTGGGCGGACAGCGCGCCGATGAAGCGGAAGAACTGGAGGAGGTGGCCCATGCCGGCGCTCGGGACGAACACGACGTGCGGCCGTGTGTGCCCTCGCGCGCCGAGCTCACCGGAGCTGAGCACCGCAGGCGGTGGTGCCATGGCCGAGCAGCTGCTTTATGATGCTGTTGTGAAACCGGCTAATGCTGGGTGAATGCTCGACTGATAAG
The Oryza sativa Japonica Group chromosome 6, ASM3414082v1 DNA segment above includes these coding regions:
- the LOC4340788 gene encoding UDP-glycosyltransferase CGT; this encodes MAPPPAVLSSGELGARGHTRPHVVFVPSAGMGHLLQFFRFIGALSAHDVDISVVTVFPTVSAAEADHFAALFRDYPSVRRLDFDLLPFDASEFPGGDPFLLRWEALRRSLHLLGPVIAGVTPRVTATVTDVTLVSHVNPIAKDLGVQCHVLYVSSAAMMSLCSYFPIYLDNKDAGADVGDVDIPGVRRLKRSWLPQPLLDLNKLFTKQFIENGREMVKTDGVLINTFDALEPVALAALRDGKVVRGFPPVFAVGPHSSLASEATKGAAADAEGSPMAWLRQQPARSVVYVAFGSRCAVSHEQIREIAAGLEASGSRFLWILKTTVVDRDDDAGIRDVLGDGFLERVRGRGVVTKAWVDQDAVLRDPAVGLFLSHSGWNSVIEAATAGVPLLAWPRGGDHRVAATVVASSGVGVWMEQWSWDGEEWVVSGEEIGGKVKEMMADAGVREKAAKVGEEVAKAVAVGGTSHTGILDFVAKLKAAT